One Mycolicibacterium sarraceniae genomic window carries:
- a CDS encoding IS3 family transposase (programmed frameshift) — translation MARKNYPEEFKRDAVALYRDTEGATITVIAAELGVSEATLSAWCKAAGVSIRRCRSASAAAASPGCETAEQELARLRAENKALRATQARLSTERDILRLGGEIFRRGEELVSRFQFVADHLHAFEVKWLYALVEVARSSFYAWLAGADGRAAREAADQVLAERIRVVHDEDNTYGAPRITAELNDGVPDGERVNHKRVARVMRSHGIAGYRRRRRVKTTVADPADQKVPDLLNRDFTATQINTRYVGDITYLPLATGGNLYLATVIDCCSRRVAGWAIAEHMRTELVADALHAATALRGSLAGAVFHADHGSQYTSKDFARLCKALGVTQSMGGVGSSADNALAESFNATLKREVLQDRSCWPDAASCRREVFGWLARYNTKRRHSRCRHSSPATYERNLTTTTLPEAA, via the exons ATGGCAAGGAAAAACTATCCAGAGGAGTTCAAGCGTGACGCGGTCGCGCTTTACCGGGATACCGAGGGTGCGACGATCACGGTGATCGCCGCCGAGCTCGGTGTCAGTGAGGCGACGCTGTCGGCGTGGTGCAAGGCGGCCGGGGTGTCGATCCGGCGCTGTCGGTCGGCCTCGGCGGCGGCAGCGAGCCCGGGTTGCGAGACTGCGGAGCAGGAGCTGGCCCGGCTGCGGGCTGAGAACAAGGCGTTACGCGCTACGCAGGCCCGGTTGTCCACCGAGCGGGACATTCTGCGGT TAGGCGGCGAAATATTTCGCCGGGGAGAGGAACTGGTGAGCCGCTTCCAGTTCGTCGCCGACCACCTGCACGCCTTCGAGGTGAAGTGGCTGTATGCGCTCGTGGAGGTCGCACGTTCGTCGTTCTACGCATGGCTGGCCGGTGCTGACGGCCGCGCGGCGCGTGAGGCCGCTGATCAGGTGCTGGCCGAGCGGATCCGGGTGGTGCACGACGAGGACAACACCTACGGGGCACCGCGGATCACCGCCGAGCTCAACGACGGCGTGCCCGACGGTGAGCGGGTCAACCACAAGCGGGTGGCCCGGGTGATGCGCAGCCACGGGATCGCCGGCTACCGGCGCCGCCGGCGTGTGAAAACCACGGTGGCTGATCCGGCCGACCAGAAGGTCCCCGACCTGCTCAACAGGGACTTCACCGCCACGCAGATCAACACCCGCTATGTCGGGGACATCACCTACCTGCCGTTGGCCACCGGCGGCAACCTGTACCTGGCCACGGTGATCGACTGCTGCTCGCGGCGGGTCGCGGGGTGGGCGATCGCCGAGCACATGCGCACCGAACTCGTCGCCGACGCCCTGCACGCCGCTACCGCCCTACGGGGCAGCCTGGCCGGTGCTGTGTTCCATGCCGATCACGGAAGTCAATACACCTCAAAGGATTTCGCACGACTCTGCAAAGCTCTTGGAGTTACCCAGTCGATGGGTGGTGTGGGGTCAAGTGCCGATAACGCGCTCGCGGAATCGTTCAACGCCACCCTCAAGCGTGAGGTCCTGCAAGACCGGTCCTGCTGGCCCGACGCGGCGAGTTGCCGCCGCGAGGTGTTCGGCTGGCTGGCCCGCTATAACACCAAACGACGGCACTCCCGATGCCGTCATTCCAGCCCCGCGACCTACGAAAGGAACCTAACGACCACTACGCTGCCCGAAGCCGCCTAA
- a CDS encoding DUF5631 domain-containing protein, with protein MPNVASSQSPFSTSAPTNPLSPEGFAQNFNSGAQSGGPMAAGTEGLSSNAAHAMQPQAPIHPEGMAAPPAYTAPTAGAPLFENAHATPTYEAPQAPVAPPADTTQAYVAGPAAQAPVMPSTAAPAAPAGPLPTYGADLRPAAATAPAAQPVTPPAAAPASAPVHPSSGNALNQPAVVRQTPAAAGAAVQPPTGITESALAPTTAGAVAGAGTAQTQAQQRLQRLLETVARQEPQLRWAIGDREDGKTVLITDLASGWIPPHVEIPTGIKLLVPRLRSKTLEGLLGETTLSATYAPGQYLPAAEDTDPTQMSIRARDLHKVDELGWELAQATKWRDGLPRLAHTLAKAASTGTGYLDSEVELLREHLATVARQVLGDYPDHSDAAKVGNWQLLATIDALIKDEKTAANYHFAWFQALSLALKGEVRP; from the coding sequence ATGCCCAACGTCGCATCATCGCAATCGCCGTTCTCCACCTCCGCCCCCACAAACCCCCTCTCCCCCGAAGGGTTCGCCCAGAACTTCAACTCTGGTGCGCAGTCCGGCGGCCCCATGGCGGCAGGCACCGAAGGACTTTCGAGCAATGCCGCGCACGCCATGCAGCCGCAGGCCCCGATCCATCCCGAGGGCATGGCTGCACCGCCGGCATACACAGCGCCAACGGCAGGAGCGCCGCTCTTCGAAAACGCCCACGCCACACCGACATACGAAGCTCCTCAAGCGCCCGTCGCTCCCCCGGCCGACACCACCCAGGCCTACGTCGCCGGCCCCGCTGCCCAAGCGCCCGTCATGCCGTCGACCGCCGCCCCCGCAGCACCCGCCGGTCCCCTGCCCACCTACGGCGCAGACCTCCGCCCCGCCGCAGCCACCGCACCCGCCGCCCAACCCGTCACGCCCCCGGCTGCAGCCCCAGCCTCTGCCCCAGTCCACCCGTCGAGCGGCAATGCGCTCAACCAGCCCGCCGTCGTCCGTCAGACACCCGCGGCCGCCGGCGCAGCAGTCCAACCACCCACCGGCATCACCGAAAGCGCCTTGGCCCCAACCACTGCCGGCGCGGTGGCCGGTGCCGGCACCGCGCAAACCCAAGCCCAACAGCGCCTGCAACGTCTCCTCGAGACCGTCGCCCGTCAGGAACCCCAGCTGCGCTGGGCCATCGGCGACCGCGAGGACGGCAAGACCGTCCTGATCACCGACCTCGCCAGCGGCTGGATCCCGCCGCACGTCGAAATCCCCACCGGCATCAAGCTGCTCGTCCCCCGCCTCCGCTCCAAGACCCTGGAAGGGCTGCTCGGTGAGACCACGCTGAGTGCCACCTACGCCCCCGGCCAATACCTCCCCGCCGCCGAGGACACCGACCCCACCCAGATGTCCATCCGCGCCCGCGACCTCCACAAGGTCGACGAACTCGGCTGGGAACTCGCCCAAGCCACCAAATGGCGCGACGGCCTCCCCCGCCTGGCCCACACCCTGGCCAAAGCCGCATCCACCGGCACCGGCTACCTGGACTCCGAGGTGGAGCTGTTGCGCGAACATCTCGCCACCGTCGCCCGCCAAGTCCTAGGTGACTACCCCGATCATTCCGACGCCGCTAAGGTCGGCAACTGGCAGCTGCTGGCGACCATCGACGCGCTGATCAAGGACGAAAAGACCGCCGCCAATTACCACTTTGCGTGGTTCCAGGCTCTCAGCCTGGCACTGAAGGGAGAGGTGCGCCCATGA